From Kwoniella pini CBS 10737 chromosome 5, complete sequence:
CAGCTGTCTCGGACAAAAGACCAGTGATGGATCGGTGAGTACCACAGTGCTCGTTGAGGAACTAGACCGAAATTACAAGGTAAGATGATATAGACATTTGGGGCCAACAAGACAAGCTCACATCAATGAATTGTTGTTCAGATCTACCAGTTTGGTATGCAATAGGCTCCTTAGATCCCTTGGggaagaatttgatggtAGGGAAAGATCTAACGTCGTATTTGGCAGCGACTGGCTTGTTAGGAGCAGCGTCGGCGTCCATTTGAGCGACAACACAATCAGATTCAGATTGGAATGCCTTGGCGACCTTTTCATACGCTGGCTTCATGTTTTTGCAGTGACCACACTATGCAGGGATATGCATCAGCTTACCACGCATTGTTGTTCTAGGGTTTGTACTCACCCAAGGAGCGGTGAAAGCCACCAAGACATTCTTATCATCGTTCAAAGCGATGTCATCAAAGTTACTAGCATCGAGTTCGACAGCCATAGGAGGAGGAGGGGGCTTGATCTTTGACTTGACGCCTGATTTTTCAGCGACGCTATTCAGAACAAACACGAATAAGCCTACTATACTTTCGCATTTAAGGCAGTTTATTCGCAGCAGGAGTCCTACTCACAATCCAGCCAAGGCCTCAAGGTCTCTTCCTGAGCTGTAATCTATGGGTTCAAGCGAACCTTTAGGGAACCACTTGATAGCTGAGCGAACACCACAATTAGTACCGTGAATATAAGACAGACGATATGATGTAAGGCGGAAAGATATAGAAAAGCTCACTTGGGAAACCGGTAACACCGTATTTTGATCCTAGATCTCTTCCTACACCATCTGCATCTGTTTTGGCAATAACCACTTTGTCCTGTTACGATCAATTAGAGAGCTGTACCATGGTTAGATCGGACAACGATAAACATACAGAAGGGAAAGCATCGGCTAATTGTTCGTATACAGGGGCAACTACACGAGCAAGTCAGCTTTGTTGACGCTCAAAATCACATGTTTTGTACTCACGATTTTTGCAGTGACCACACCATCTTAAGACGCCTTATTGTTAGCTGCCGAATTCGCTTACTAATCTAAAATCACGAGATACTTACGGTGCATAGCtatattggaaaatcagCATAATGATCAATCGAATTATTAGACTTGCGAGATACTCACAATTCAACTAAGGCTGGTCGATCACCACCTACAAACTGCACATCCACGCAACTTAGCGAAAGTTATAAAGCTTGAAAACTGTAAATAGAGCTGAGACGTACCTGTTCGAAATTCTTGGTATCTAAGTCGACGACATTGCTTGCGCTGACGAAAGCTGCGAATGCGAACAACGAGAATGACAggaatttcatcttgttctgATTTAGCTTGACTATTTGCAATGATAATCAGTTAATGATGAAATCGTTCAAAGGCATATAGTCGAATGTCCGGTTACATTACTCATTATATGAATTCGCTCCACGTCATGACTAACGTGGCTAACAGCACAAATCACTCGATGACGCGCTTAAAACTCGTGAGTAATTAGTTAGATTGAAAAGCTgaatatcttgatcattGACAGGAAGCAATATTACTCAGTGACTGATCAGAGTATGATACGCAGCACTGATAACGTTGGAAGAAGTAAAACAAGCTGTTGACTCCATTGTTGTCCCTTGACGCCAAAACCTCTGCAAAATTCAAGAACATATCCTTTCAGCGGAACTTGTAGATTCGAAAACTCAACATCCTTTCATATTCGAGAAATGACGATATGCCATTTCTTTTTCGAGTCATAATTCCGGTAAATATATGAACCTCCTCCAATTACTCAGTGAATCAGCCAAGGGGAACACTCTATAAGAGTTTTAACACAAAGTGATTCCCAATCGCATCTCGCCttatttgtattttgattttaccATATAAATCACAATACGACATCTACCTTACATCATTTCATTCCCCAACTACCCCCATAGCATATACTGATAGAGAATACATTCTTACTAATCCGTCTTTCTGATTGGACTCTTTCCATACTAATTTTACTTAACCTCAAATCGGAAATAATGGGTGGACCAGATCGAACTGTTGGATTACCAtatcatttattttatccaattttatcatcaatcttaCTTGCTATAGCAGGATTTTCAAGTGCAGATTCAGTATGGTATGTTTCAATTAATACTCAAAATGAAgttgtgagtttttttgtttttttctttttgttttcaaATCTTTACATTAGAATTAAACAATTATTAATCTaaatttcttgaatttcttttttctttgaaaATAGATTAGATTTGGTTCTCAAAATTATTGTGGATATAAtgtatcaaatttaattacaacaaataaattagGTTGTATATTTAGAGgatttcaatatcaattaccaaataattattttggttttgaaattccaaatgatattaatttaaatttaagTAAAGTAGCTTTAACAAGTGTAATTTGTGAGTTTTTatttctcctctttcaaaaacaaacaaaaaaaaacaaaacaaaaaaaaaattgaaaaaatcctcagaaatttcaagaactgattttattttttggGTGGGAATAAATAGCTTTTGGATTAGTTTTATTTACTGGAATTCATCATGCTTATACAATTAGATATTCATTTAGAAAAAATCCAATTccaaatcaagataaattatataCATTATCAATGATTCATTTTATTTCAgtatcaatttgttttttgtgAGTTaagattttttaatttaaccaacaaaaaaaaaaccagaaaaaaaaagaacGAAAGATTCCAAGTTGATATgttatttcttcaatagaTTGACTTGGGTTGCATTTATTGTTCAAGCGGCAATAATAGGACATGCAGTTtctcaatcaaataatatcatttcaaataatgataattctcAAGAAATTGGTAATGGAGT
This genomic window contains:
- a CDS encoding protein disulfide-isomerase domain; its protein translation is MKFLSFSLFAFAAFVSASNVVDLDTKNFEQFVGGDRPALVEFYAPWCGHCKNLAPVYEQLADAFPSDKVVIAKTDADGVGRDLGSKYGVTGFPTIKWFPKGSLEPIDYSSGRDLEALAGFVAEKSGVKSKIKPPPPPMAVELDASNFDDIALNDDKNVLVAFTAPWCGHCKNMKPAYEKVAKAFQSESDCVVAQMDADAAPNKPVAAKYDVRSFPTIKFFPKGSKEPIAYQTGRSEQQFIDFLNEHCGTHRSITGLLSETAGKVLTLDTLASNFFTASLPERPDVLGRAREYLATLTGSDAKTNTSAQYYVKAMERVLEKGEGWLTKEQTRIAGLLASPSLAPTKLDELKIKANILSAFAEQKAAEAAEAAGDIYEQVIDAAKQVPQQARDGVDQFADAVQDKAKKIKEEL